CGACTGGAAACAATCTTACCCTAAAATCATCAACCCTGATCAGACTGGGTTTATCCGCAATAGACATTCTTTCTCCAACTTGAGGAGACTCTTTAATATAATGTATAATAACTCAAACAGCAACACACAGGAAGCCATAATATCGTTAGACGCCGAAAAGGCTTTTGATAGAGTAGAGTGGGCTTATCTATTTCATACAGTAAGGAGATTAAGTTTGGGAGATAACTCCTTATGCTGGATCAAACTTTTATATGCTAATCCATTGGCTGCCATTAGAACCAATAGCACTCAGTCCACTTACTTTACACTTCACTGTTCAACCAGACAGGGCTGTCCTCTAAGTACACTTTTGTTTGCTCTAGCGATAGAACCCTTGGCTATTGCTATTCGCAATAACTTGAACATTAGAGGAGTGCATCGATATGGGGTGGAGGCAAAGGTCTCAATGTATGCAGATGACCTACTTCTCTATGTTTCTGACATCAACCGGTCAATACCTGTGATATTGAGTCTGCTATCTGATTTTAGGAAGCTATCAGGATATAAACTTAATTTGagcaaaagtgacattttccCCCTGAACTTGCGTATTAATGCATCTTCCCTGCAAAATTTCCCTTTTAAAGTGGCAAATGACAGCTTTTTACATCTTGGAGTTCAAGTGacaaaaaaaccacaagacTTATTTAGAGCAAACTTTATCCCTCTTTTGTCAAAAACGAAAGAAGATTTTGAACGCTGGTCTTTGCTTAAGTTGTCTTTAGTAGCACGCATTAATTGTGTCAAGATGAACATATTGCCTCGCTTTCTGTATCTGTTTCAGTGCTTACCTATTTTTTTGACTAGTTCCTTTTTCGTCCCAAGTTGATTCTCCTGTGTCTGAATTTCtttgggataaaaaaaattcacGACTGTCAAAGCACTATTTAcagaggcccaaagtgcttggAGGAATGGCCCTGCCTAATTTTAGGTATTACTATTGGGCATCCAACAtaagaatttttaaatattggttaCAATCCAGAGCTTCTCCCACCTTAGACTGGTTAACCATGGAGTTGAACTCGGTAAAGCCAGTGTCTTTCAATGCGCTGTTAAATTCTCCTATACATTTCTCACTAAGAGAATATTCTAAGAATTATATAATTAAAACATCTCTTAAGATTCTGACTCAATTTAAGCGTTTTTTTGGAATACAAATCTATTCACATAATGCCCCTTAAGCAGCTAATCCTTTCTTTACGCCATCTCCTGTTGACGTCTTCTTAAAATGGGCCGATCTTGGTTTACGGACCTTTAAAGATCTGTTCATTGACGATGTTTTTGCCTCTTTCCAACAATTATCAGAAAGATTCTCCCTcccaaagcaacattttttcagaTATTTACAAGCCCGCAGTTTTGTTAATAGTACTTTTCCTTCATTTCCTAATTTATCTGAAACCTCGACCATGGATTCTTTGCTCttgccttcttcttcttctttgaaaGGGTCCATTTCTCTTATTTACAATCAGATATCAGCTATCCGGTCGAAAACTCTGGACACGATAAAAGCTCTTTGGGAAGATGATCTAGGAGAAACTTTCTCTGACAGCGTATGGTCTCAGATTCTCATGAGAGTACACAAATCTTCAATATGCGCGAGACACGGTCTTATGCAGTGCAAACTGGTCCATCGcgtttattttacaaaattccATTCATCTAAAATATTCCCTAATGTTTCTCCAGCATGTGATAGATGCCACCAATTTCCAGGAAACCTTATTCATACGTTCTGGCTTTGCCCCAAGCTCCTGGGTTATTGGACTGAAGTTTTTTCAGTGATATCACGCGTTATTGAAAGGAACGTGAGCCCAAACCCTCTGAATGCCTTATTTGGAATTTTTACAGGGCCACCTTCCCTATCAAAATCTCAAAAGGACTCCCTCGCCTTTATGACTCTTCTTGCAAGGACAGTAATTCTGTTAAAGTGGAAATCACCACACTCCACATCACTACTTCATCAAGTTGGAAAAGATAAGAATGACATTGAATGGGTTCTCTGATCAATTTGAACAAAGGTGGCGTCCATTATTCCAAACGACACAGCAAATACAATTCTATTCTTTTCCAGACTAAGTCACTTCTTCTGGGGGCTCCCTTTTGTCTGATTCTACCTCATGGATTGGTTTACTTCTtgcttattttaatttactcttCTGAGAAATCTGGGCATGTGTTAAGTTACAATTGTTGGAATCTATTATATTTTCTAAAGCTTTAATAGAGAGGGTTGGTGTGgttttgtgtttctcttttttattttatttttttattatttttctcttgatttttggtgtttttgttttttcagttttttatttttatttaacttaaaaaaaaagaagattgtgcaaaagtacttttatttcgACTGATGTCTGTGATTTGATGGACATTTTGTACAATTTctgcataaaacaaataaagtttggaaaaaaaaatttaagggtTTTCCTAAAGCCTGAGGTGCACTATTTTACGGTTCAAGCCAACGAAATCCAATTAATAAACTTTACGCCATTAAACAAACGCTCACTGCTGCACGCAGTCAAGTAGGGAATGCTACATGACTTTGATCATCATGCATATTTATAAATGCAAAATATTAGTTGCTTTATAAGCTATAAAAATCCTAAATAAATAGTATTTGTTATGAGCAATTCCAATAAACTGTGACTGTCATAAACAGGAAACAGCAGATATTCTTCCacctagatcaggggtcgggaaccatatatggctcttttgatgttCACATTTGGGTCacagacaaatccttaattatactttttttttcttcattagaccagtccttccggggtgcgatgcgatgccagggggggcacgcagtagtagcggtggttggagagaaaaaaatcttcaagcactatcagtttactattatctattatttcacagagtttgtaccagcttgAAACCTGTGAACTGCTGTGcccaaaactgcgcgctcccgtctctgagaaacaGCGCGCAGTTGCagagacgggatgtgtgaggaagaaagcagagggtggggttGGGGGGTTTGTGGGCACAGGCAGCaaggtgaaccgcgcagggattgtcAAAACTTAAAACACGCTGCCTGTCACatactgcagcgtgtgagtgtgtgtttggctccatgtctgcatgtgagcagtctgtctcacatctacagaacattcataccaacctaCAATCACGAATAAAGTCTCAacacctgcatgaagcagaaactcacaacgtataaaccagactagaccatcagcaaaaccaccatccagcaccagaagtcgtaataatggtaagaaatactcatcatttattagcaacagcataaaaatgttaatcaaaagaatccacagacttatgcATGACATGCAGAGATCTgtttggctctcagttctgttgctcagcctgttgttaggtagtttggaccaatggggttcagctatgggccaaataagggaaatgggagggctgaagcgggagcaggggaatatgaagttgggagaagcgctctcgtgtcagCGGGAGAAATTGAGGAGTTGcagaattaattgtacggcgtttgttgcggtctacagtaaccagaataaagaaccctaaaagagTCTCCGTGCCTcggtgtgggaaagggacacttcAATATTTtatggctctttggaaattacatttaaaaatatgtggtgtttatggttcccgacccctgacctaGATGCATTAGCTTGATTGGTGCTCAAAACCCACCTATCCCACTTCATCCTTTTCTCAGACACCCAAGTGCTGAATTAAGTCTTTCCCAGCTGTCATTGAGCAAAAAGAGGGGTACATTCTGGGCGGGGttcaggtccatcagaaccacaAACTCTCCCACTCACTTTTGTCAACAATTTAGGAGGGCAACGTCAAGATGCTGTTCATggaagcatttatttatttattctctgtaacccttgtgctatcctaggcattttaacattgggatcggggccatctagacccactagacagtgcgctgaaccttttttcttcaatgattcgtgatcttcactggtgtccatggattacattaaatatttccacctttgtcatggtagggagaacacgtcaatgtaagggtggggtcatctaagatagcacaagggttaactcagttctagaccagtgttttttaacctttttgagCCACGGTACACTTTCTTTGACAAAAATCACAAGGCACACCAACAaccaaaaatgagaaaactacACTGTAAAATCCAATAAGTAAACcttacttaaaaaaagcatgcaaaccGATTGCCTTGAAAAAACCAAGTAAGGTGAAATAGGAATAGTATGTAGAACTTACAATTGCCTGTCTAGTATTGTACACTTACAAGAGAGTTCCAgtaacttaaaacaaatttgtaTGGTCTACTTAATCATTTACTTTAGATGTACTTGTCTTAGTATAGACTACTCAGAATTACTATTTTAAACAACTAAATAATTTCAAGTAAAATTCACTTCGTGAGTATTCCTAACTTATTTATGCAAGTTGTACTAAGTTGATGTATTCTGCAGACAACTTGGAATTACCGAGTTTACTTTACTTCAAAGGCAATCCAGTTTACTTGTTAAAACCATGCAAACCGATTGCCTTAAAAAAACCAAGCAAGCGTTACTCAAATAACTTAAGTGCTAACAATCATCTATTATAAATCACAGAGAATAGTTTCAcaatttttcaaatataaattttGCAACTggacaaataaattaaaaggcaATGATACAATTCAAaggtaaatatatttatttttcttaacaaCTGACACAAGGATGGTACACACAAGTTTGCACTGGGGTAAAAATTAATGCAAATAGtcaggtttttaaaatgtttaaaacaaaaatattttacagtacaaaaatctaaataaatgtatataaaatcTAAGTAAATGGGCCATACCTTGAATCTTAACAACTTTAAATCAACAACATTTCAGAGACCAAACTTGATTTAACCAACGAGTTGACGAGTGCCAAAAGCAATGTCTCTGACAAACATCGATTACACTGGCAGCCTCATAACTTGCTCAAGAACCAATGGGCTGACAATTTTAAACAAGTGacttagttttccttttttttcttctatcaaCTACTCTTATTCCACtgtcagaacttttttttttaatcaaagaacattttttcttaaatcaaatGTCAATTTTCACTCTTTCACATTTGATTACATCTCAGCTCAACAGGAGATTTTTCAGAGATTGTAGTTTTGGTGGCAGTTTGTTCTGTCCCAAACCAAGCATCACTTTCTGAATGAAGTTGAAAGTGTTGATCATGCCTTTTGGGTACTCCAAATTTAAAGCATAAGACAGACCAAACAAGATGCAAATTGCCTGAGGCAGATTCTGCAGATTATCCAGTACTATACCTCCCTCCACAATGACTGCAGTAGACACTGGGTCAAGGTACAGTTTATTTGGAATGAGAGGTTCTTCTTCATCAATAACAGTCAGCACCCCAATGGACACTTGTggccagccatcaacctcacatGCCTGAATAAAACCAAACAGTACAAATATTACAACAGGGAAACGTGAAAATCCACAGTTTTACatcatatctatctatctatctatcttgttatttatttaagtttattatAAAGTTGATAATAATTACCTTGCATTTTCCTagaatttgtccttttttcatcattttatttgatcatttgtgCTGCAATGCTGCATGAATGCTATTTTGTCCTTCTATTTAACAGTCTTAAATTAATTGCTGGAGGTTTGTGAATTTGCAAATGCTTTAACACCATAGACCAAGACCCACTGTGTTCTACTACTGGTCACAATTGTTACCAGACATAAGATCAATTGTTTCATGGacttttcaatattttattttttacttaattgaCATTGATTGTTTAATATCCTTACAAATATaatacacatttacacacaaataCTTTATTAAAATCTTGTTAACATTAGTTAATGCACTGTGAACTTACTTTTATATTGTATAAATGCTATGAAAATAAAGGTAAAGTTTTCCTGATTTATATTCTCTGATCACCCTTCTAGCTTACACTGAATTGCCACATTTTGAAGCCTTTGTCTTTTTACTTCACTCATAGGATGTAATCAAGATTAATCTTAAGTGTTGTCTCAGTAAAAGTGCAGCAAATAAACTACCAGTCAAAAGTTAGTAAAAGGGtacctttattatttttttaaagaaatgctgtATGATTTTTTGGTCAAACAACTCTCGGAGCCCAGAAGTGCAATTGATgacgatttttattttttggaagaagtaacccttttaaattttttttacaatgagaACTTACATTGCAGGTATTGTAGAAGTTACTGGCATCATCACCAAGCAGGATAGGTAAGCCCCGGAGCACAAGAGTGCGCATTGCTGTCACATCTGCTTCTTTCTAGaagtacatgaaaaaaaaaaagagatcaagTTCAAGATCATGAAACTTTACagctacaataaaaataaattagcttACTTCACCCAAAGATTTAAATTCTGtcattatttatattaattctGTCAcagaataataaacaaaattaaggcTGCAGTAAACTCACCCCTGTATTCATTTGCTGCATAAGCTCATCCAATTTCTCTCCAACGGTCCCTTTCTTGGACTTGAAGATTGTGACAAAGCGTGGTGTGTAGCGATCCACAGCACCATAAAAGTTACTATGCAGATCTGTGGTGACTATCCTGTTAAACTCTGCAAACACCTAcacatgcaacaaaaaaagaaaaaaattgagggTTGAGACAGTGTGGACATTTGTTAATGTTTGGTCAGGGCTACAGGTCAATTCTAAAGACAAACCTAAACAGAATGCAGTTTCTCATGGTCGAAAAAGGAATATGAATAAGTACTTACTTGTCTCTCAGTAAAAAGTGCTGGCCACCGCTCCATCAATGTTTTCACTGGAGTTTCTGCATCCACAATCTCATGTCTTCGCATTGAGAAGGTCAGGTCCATCTTTGATGCAATGAAAGTTCCACTAGGGTTCACTTTCCTCATTTCTTCAACCAGAAGCTGTCTCACAGCCTCTAGGCTGTCTCCATTCTGTCCCTCAGGGTGTTCTGGTAAGTAATTTACCTCAGACCTTTTTGGCCTTTTCAGTCCTTTTGCTGCCATTCCCGGGCCACCTGTTTTGCCTCCGTTTACACCAACCTCCACACATCCTGCTTTTCTTAGTTTAGTCCGATAGTTTcccattttgaattttaagctGTGCTTCCAGCTAGAGCACCCATCCGGTGAACCTTGCTCCTTAAGGCAGGGATGTTTGTTAATGAGTGCTAGTGCCACAGAATTAATACGCTCATTATTCGGATACGCATCAAACTTGTAAATAGTTTCAGCAAGCTTTTCTAAAATGCTATGCTTCATGTCTCTTGTTACACTGAGGTACGTCTGGTCTCGTAGATATTGAAGATTAGACTGTCTGAGTCTGAATTCTACATCGACAGAAAAATCTGGAATCTCAAAAATCTCTGGCCATGGATTGTGTCTTGTAGATGAGCTGTCTGTGGGCATAATCACTGTATCGTTGGAAACACAGGAGTCATCAGACATGCTGGTGGTTGAGGCGGTAACCAACAATGGGATTACCTTCACTGTAGCTCTTGAAGCTGGTAGGTCACCTATGTCTTCAAGGTTGCAGAAGGCATTGTCAAAGTCTGAATCTTCATACATCACATTGAAATCATACTGCAgatcacatttttctttgatttttatcTTCAGCTCCTCAACATTTTTGGGTTTTGCATCCAGTGACAACTTCCTTATGTCCTGTTCAGTTAGGATGAGTCTTACTTTATAGCTTTCCattgttcttaaaaaatataagaaaaaaaagaaattctcttTAGTGGCCATTTgatacattttcattcagcacaGAATGAAACGTTTCAGGGTCACATACACATTGCCTTTTACTTGTTAGGCAGATAAGGGGAAAACATCATTAAGCTCAGACAGATGGGTCACTGTAAGACACCCTGCCCCACCATAGCACAATTCATAAGAACGCAAATGTTCAATGTACCAGGAGCTCAAAATCCTGCAGACCAACATAATTTCTGTGTTGATAACCACAATGTGTGTTATTTGTCTAAACTCTGGAAGACCTGAGCAACTGCCAACAGAGACAATCATATCTGCACAGTATTTTACACCATGAACACATGCAGATGATGCAACCAGCACTGCAGATTGCTTGCCATTTTGCTGATGCAGTGAGCTCTGAACATTCTCAGGGAAAGATGTGACCATAACTGATCTCACTTTATCAATTTCCAAAAGAGGCTTGAAGAATGTTGAGGAATCCAAATGGAAGGCCATCATTTTCTGGTGTCTTACAGCTAAGCTATGTGCTACATTCTTGAAATTGCATGTGTCATGCACAACTTTCTTGAAAAATTTGTGCTTCCCTTCAAACCTCATTGTCCACACATCTACTAGAGGGCCAAAGATTTGTATCATTTGAGGATAGTGTTCAATGAAATGATGTTTGGGACGAAGTCTGTAGTTTGGAAAAGTTTTCTGAACTAACTCACGATGTTCTGAGATTTTGCAGTCC
The sequence above is a segment of the Oryzias latipes chromosome 1, ASM223467v1 genome. Coding sequences within it:
- the LOC101164885 gene encoding uncharacterized protein LOC101164885 isoform X2, with translation MESYKVRLILTEQDIRKLSLDAKPKNVEELKIKIKEKCDLQYDFNVMYEDSDFDNAFCNLEDIGDLPASRATVKVIPLLVTASTTSMSDDSCVSNDTVIMPTDSSSTRHNPWPEIFEIPDFSVDVEFRLRQSNLQYLRDQTYLSVTRDMKHSILEKLAETIYKFDAYPNNERINSVALALINKHPCLKEQGSPDGCSSWKHSLKFKMGNYRTKLRKAGCVEVGVNGGKTGGPGMAAKGLKRPKRSEVNYLPEHPEGQNGDSLEAVRQLLVEEMRKVNPSGTFIASKMDLTFSMRRHEIVDAETPVKTLMERWPALFTERQVFAEFNRIVTTDLHSNFYGAVDRYTPRFVTIFKSKKGTVGEKLDELMQQMNTGKEADVTAMRTLVLRGLPILLGDDASNFYNTCNACEVDGWPQVSIGVLTVIDEEEPLIPNKLYLDPVSTAVIVEGGIVLDNLQNLPQAICILFGLSYALNLEYPKGMINTFNFIQKVMLGLGQNKLPPKLQSLKNLLLS
- the LOC101164885 gene encoding uncharacterized protein LOC101164885 isoform X1 encodes the protein MKMYQMATKENFFFFLYFLRTMESYKVRLILTEQDIRKLSLDAKPKNVEELKIKIKEKCDLQYDFNVMYEDSDFDNAFCNLEDIGDLPASRATVKVIPLLVTASTTSMSDDSCVSNDTVIMPTDSSSTRHNPWPEIFEIPDFSVDVEFRLRQSNLQYLRDQTYLSVTRDMKHSILEKLAETIYKFDAYPNNERINSVALALINKHPCLKEQGSPDGCSSWKHSLKFKMGNYRTKLRKAGCVEVGVNGGKTGGPGMAAKGLKRPKRSEVNYLPEHPEGQNGDSLEAVRQLLVEEMRKVNPSGTFIASKMDLTFSMRRHEIVDAETPVKTLMERWPALFTERQVFAEFNRIVTTDLHSNFYGAVDRYTPRFVTIFKSKKGTVGEKLDELMQQMNTGKEADVTAMRTLVLRGLPILLGDDASNFYNTCNACEVDGWPQVSIGVLTVIDEEEPLIPNKLYLDPVSTAVIVEGGIVLDNLQNLPQAICILFGLSYALNLEYPKGMINTFNFIQKVMLGLGQNKLPPKLQSLKNLLLS